A portion of the Rhinolophus sinicus isolate RSC01 linkage group LG03, ASM3656204v1, whole genome shotgun sequence genome contains these proteins:
- the F2R gene encoding proteinase-activated receptor 1, with the protein MGPRRLLLLVAAGLSLCSPPLSASTGGRKPELKTTNASAAPRSFFLRNSNDGYEPFLLDEDEEKNQTRLTEDRLSSINQSSPLQKRPPVFISKDASGYLTSAWLTLFIPSVYTGVFVVSLPLNIMAIVVFILKMKIKKPAVVYMLHLATADVLFVSVLPFKISYYFSGSDWKFGSEMCRFVTAAFYCNMYASIMLMTVISIDRFLAVVYPMQSLSWRTLGRASFTCLVIWAMAISGVVPLLLKEQTTQVPGLNITTCHDVLNETLLEGYYAYYFSAFSAVFFFVPLIISTVCYVSIIQCLSSSTIATRNKKSRALFLSAAVFCIFIICFGPTNVLLILHYAFLSHNPSTEAVYFAYLLCVCVSSISCCIDPLIYYYASSECQRYLYSILCCKESSDPSSYNSSGQLMASKMDTCSSNLNNSIYKKLLT; encoded by the coding sequence agttaaaaacaacaaatgctTCTGCGGCTCCTCGGTCATTTTTTCTGAGGAATTCCAATGATGGATATGAACCATTCCTACTggatgaggatgaggagaaaaatcaaaccaGGTTAACTGAAGACAGATTAAGCTCCATCAATCAAAGCAGTCCTCTTCAAAAACGACCCCCGGTGTTCATCTCAAAAGATGCCTCAGGATATCTGACCAGCGCTTGGTTAACTCTCTTTATCCCCTCTGTCTACACTGGCGTGTTTGTAGTCAGCCTTCCTCTAAATATCATGGCCATCGTCGTGTTCATCTTGAAAATGAAGATCAAGAAACCTGCCGTGGTGTATATGTTACACCTGGCCACAGCAGATGTGCTGTTTGTGTCTGTACTCCCCTTTAAGATCAGCTACTACTTTTCTGGAAGTGATTGGAAATTTGGATCTGAAATGTGTCGCTTCGTCACAGCAGCGTTTTACTGTAACATGTACGCCTCCATCATGCTCATGACAGTCATCAGCATTGACCGGTTCCTGGCTGTGGTGTATCCCATGCAGTCCCTCTCCTGGCGGACTCTGGGGAGGGCTTCCTTCACTTGTCTGGTCATCTGGGCTATGGCCATCTCCGGAGTGGTGCCTCTTCTCCTCAAGGAACAAACCACCCAGGTGCCAGGGCTCAACATAACCACGTGCCATGATGTGCTCAATGAAACCCTGCTCGAAGGCTACTATGCGTATTACTTCTCAGCCTTCTCTGCTGTCTTCTTTTTCGTGCCGTTGATCATTTCCACAGTCTGTTATGTGTCTATCATCCAATGTCTTAGCTCATCCACAATTGCCACCCGGAACAAGAAGTCCCGAGCTTTGTTCTTGTCAGCTGCTGTTTTCTGCATCTTCATCATTTGCTTTGGACCCACAAACGTCCTCCTGATTCTGCATTATGCATTCCTTTCTCATAATCCCTCCACAGAAGCCGTCTACTTCGCCTacctcctctgtgtctgtgtcagCAGCATAAGTTGTTGCATTGATCCCTTGATTTACTATTATGCTTCCTCTGAGTGCCAGAGGTACCTCTACAGTATCTTATGCTGCAAAGAAAGTTCTGATCCCAGCAGTTATAACAGCAGTGGTCAGTTGATGGCAAGTAAAATGGATACCTGCTCCAGTAACCTGAATAACAGCATATACAAAAAGCTGTTAACTTAG